The Candidatus Cloacimonadota bacterium DNA window CTATCTCGGAAAAACAATTTCAAGACGGAACCATTTATAAATATAATATTAGAGAAGTTCTGTCCGGAAGATTTGAATATTCTGTAGAACTTTTCGACTTGCGAGCAGAATATGGAGAAAGTAAGCAATACCACAACATTTCCGGAAAAATTGATTATGGTTCAGGCCTCTATACTGATTTGAATATCTATGCCGGAAAATTTACATTTACGCAAGCATACAAAAATTATGATGATTTCGATAATCGCTTAAGTGATCTCCCAACTGCAAATTATAGTAGTGAGCCTATCGCAAAATATGGGAATTCATCAATTCCGGGAAAAAATGAAGAAGGTTTGCAGTCGGTTATCCGGTTTGTTCCAAATTTTGACAACGAGTTTGTGGTTAATTATGCAGTTGGCTGGTCGCACGATTATGATGTTCGTCAATGCGATTTTCATACTGAATTCAATCATGAATTTTCCTCAATTTCTCTTCGGACAGAATATTCACAACTTGAACGCAGATGGGAAAATCAAGAAGGTTTGGCAAATACCTGGTTGCGTAAATCGAAGCCACAAATTACTGCTGATTTTTTTCTTGGCGAACTACCTGCACTATTGAAATTGGGATGTGAAATTGAAGATGAAGATATTGAACACCATTTGGAAAAGGTGAACGAAAAATATTACGAGCCACTTTTTCAGTTTGATATAAGCTACAAGGATTATTCTACTTCAATTATGGTTACGCATCAAGTTTCCGAACTTGAAAATTTGACAAAAGGAACTCCAAAAGTTGGTGTGGAATTTTCCGCCAAACTATGGGATAGCACAGAAGCAAATTTATTCGTTGGTAAAGAGAAAGGCGGGCTGGTCTGCC harbors:
- a CDS encoding DUF6029 family protein → MRAKICLTTFFLSLLFLSGSLVASDFYISGVNQAEYIYRNAPDSTHQYFHDQFQFDLNYNSFRFGMKFEGNFPKYEKFSPLENITPSDISYEWTDRFLQYSQDEFMVRGGNFECVIGSGMIFHAYDDEVLDEDKQLDGLYARTSFNKWNFQAFCGVLPSKMDASKDEIVNGADLNISPLNSLSVGMAAISEKQFQDGTIYKYNIREVLSGRFEYSVELFDLRAEYGESKQYHNISGKIDYGSGLYTDLNIYAGKFTFTQAYKNYDDFDNRLSDLPTANYSSEPIAKYGNSSIPGKNEEGLQSVIRFVPNFDNEFVVNYAVGWSHDYDVRQCDFHTEFNHEFSSISLRTEYSQLERRWENQEGLANTWLRKSKPQITADFFLGELPALLKLGCEIEDEDIEHHLEKVNEKYYEPLFQFDISYKDYSTSIMVTHQVSELENLTKGTPKVGVEFSAKLWDSTEANLFVGKEKGGLVCRNGVCRNQAPFEGLRLELTTRF